In a genomic window of Tripterygium wilfordii isolate XIE 37 chromosome 8, ASM1340144v1, whole genome shotgun sequence:
- the LOC120003709 gene encoding receptor-like protein 6 translates to MSSQVPASIANMSSLRSIYLGNCGMFGLFPMEIFNLPTLQNLAVPVNENLTGYLPEFQRDSPLEILWLQGTNFSGRLPTSIGKLHSLTRLDIRSCNFYGPLPYSLGNLTNLRILILKYNNFQGEIPSSLANLTQLTDLSLSANNLSGGSMSWLGNQNKLTLLSLGYCGLTGEISPSLGNLTQLRSLILSWNRLTGRIPHWLANLTELTSLCFDNNELHGPIPDSISKLLNLEYLTLDSNHFSGILNLDMFFNLKNLTWLQISGNSFSSLIETSLNATLPKWRLLGLGSCNLTAFPYFLRYQDKLESLELGGNNIHGPIPNWLWNTGRETMWYLGLHFNSLTGFEQPLLVSSMSTLQFLYLHSNKLQGPVPIPPTSVVQYFVSNNSLTGELPLMLCNLPRLYFLDLSHNNLSGMLPQCLFNLEHSLSMLNLGHNSLHGTIPETFKNGSKLKMIDLSHNELQGKIPKSLANQITLESLNLGDNKIADKFPSWLGTLPNLKVLILRSNNLSGAIGRPTAGFGFSMLQIIDLSYNGFTGALPSDYFQNWNSMRTIDKVQFSYMEETTTVWSYGDKMTYQSPISYYYQLRMINKGVDTEYTKIPNILAAVDLSCNKFEGDIPESIITLKKLHSLNLSNNRLSGHIPSRIVNLTELESLDLSSNMLSGVIPQQMVQLTFLSVFNVSHNQLVGPIPQGKQFGTYENSSYKDNLGLCGKPLSNVCGNAPPASTVEDDQGSDSWVYIDWMVVLIGYGSGLMVGVVIGLRFTTWRHDWIMKTFGRRKPKRRRQKKRGGRV, encoded by the coding sequence ATGTCTTCTCAAGTCCCTGCCTCCATCGCAAATATGTCTTCATTGAGATCTATCTATCTCGGAAACTGCGGAATGTTTGGTCTATTTCCAATGGAAATTTTCAATCTACCAACCCTCCAGAATCTCGCTGTGCCCGTAAATGAAAATCTTACAGGTTATTTACCTGAATTTCAACGGGACTCACCCCTTGAGATATTATGGCTTCAGGGCACAAATTTCTCGGGTCGACTACCTACTTCAATTGGCAAACTTCATTCCCTAACCAGGTTGGATATTAGAAGTTGCAATTTCTATGGTCCGCTCCCATATTCACTCGGAAACCTTACCAACCTCAGAATTCTAATTTTGAAGTATAACAACTTTCAAGGTGAAATCCCTTCTTCATTGGCAAACCTTACGCAGCTTACTGACTTGTCACTTTCTGCCAATAATCTCAGTGGGGGATCCATGTCTTGGCTGGGTAACCAAAACAAGCTCACTCTTTTGAGTCTTGGTTATTGTGGTTTAACAGGTGAAATCTCTCCTTCTCTTGGAAACCTTACCCAACTTAGAAGTTTAATCCTTTCTTGGAACCGTTTAACCGGTCGAATTCCACATTGGCTGGCTAATCTCACCGAACTAACTTCCTTGTGCTTTGACAATAATGAATTGCATGGCCCCATTCCAGATTCAATTTCGAAGCTACTGAACCTTGAATACCTTACCTTGGACTCCAATCACTTCAGCGGCATTTTGAATCTTGACATGTTTTTCAACCTTAAGAATCTCACATGGCTTCAAATATCAGGTAACAGCTTTTCATCACTGATCGAAACTAGCCTGAATGCTACTCTTCCAAAGTGGAGGCTGTTGGGACTCGGATCGTGCAACTTGACGGCGTTCCCGTACTTCCTCAGATACCAAGACAAGTTGGAGTCATTAGAACTCGGAGGAAACAACATCCATGGCCCAATTCCAAATTGGTTATGGAACACAGGTAGGGAAACTATGTGGTATCTTGGACTTCATTTCAATTCTTTGACTGGCTTTGAGCAACCTTTGTTAGTCTCGAGCATGTCTACACTACAGTTTTTATATTTGCACTCCAACAAGCTGCAAGGACCAGTCCCCATACCACCAACTTCCGTTGTTCAGTATTTTGTCTCAAACAACAGTTTAACTGGAGAACTTCCACTGATGTTGTGCAATCTACCTCGCCTTTATTTCCTCGATTTATCTCACAACAATCTAAGTGGCATGCTTCCGCAATGCTTGTTCAACTTGGAACATTCGTTGTCAATGTTGAATCTGggacacaactctctccatggaaccATTCCTGAAACTTTCAAAAATGGAAGTAAGCTGAAGATGATTGATTTAAGTCATAATGAGTTGCAGGGGAAGATACCAAAGTCATTGGCAAATCAAATCACGTTGGAGAGTCTTAATCTCGGAGACAACAAAATTGCCGATAAATTCCCCTCTTGGTTGGGAACTTTGCCAAATCTGAAGGTCCTCATCTTGAGATCCAACAATCTTTCTGGAGCAATTGGCAGGCCTACGGCAGGTTTCGGTTTTTCCATGTTGCAAATTATCGATCTCTCCTACAATGGTTTTACAGGTGCCCTGCCATCCGACTACTTTCAGAACTGGAATAGCATGAGAACTATTGATAAAGTCCAGTTTTCATATATGGAGGAAACTACAACTGTGTGGTCTTATGGTGATAAGATGACTTACCAGTCTCCAATCAGTTACTACTACCAGCTGAGAATGATTAACAAAGGTGTGGACACAGAGTATACGAAGATCCCAAATATCTTGGCAGCTGTTGATCTTTCATGCAACAAATTTGAAGGAGATATTCCAGAATCCATCATTACTTTGAAGAAGCTCCATTCACTAAACCTTTCCAACAATCGTCTGTCGGGGCACATCCCATCACGAATAGTGAACTTGACAGAGCTTGAATCATTAGATCTTTCAAGCAACATGCTCAGTGGAGTAATTCCGCAGCAAATGGTTCAGCTCACGTTCCTTTCAGTCTTCAATGTCTCACACAACCAGCTAGTGGGTCCTATACCACAAGGAAAACAGTTTGGAACATATGAGAACAGTTCATACAAGGACAACCTGGGATTATGTGGGAAGCCATTGTCAAATGTGTGTGGAAATGCTCCGCCTGCATCAACTGTTGAAGATGATCAAGGATCAGATTCCTGGGTATATATTGATTGGATGGTTGTTCTAATAGGATATGGAAGTGGGCTAATGGTTGGAGTAGTCATCGGGCTCAGGTTCACCACATGGAGACATGACTGGATTATGAAAACATTTGGgagaagaaaaccaaaaagGAGACGCCAGAAAAAGAGGGGAGGAAGAGTTTGA